GCGCCTTGCTGTCATTTTCTGCCACTCACGACGACTGCCTACCCTAAAGCACTTGCAGTTAACCCGCCACAAACAGCAATTTGTATTAACACTATCGTCTCAATGGGCCAGCCAGCACCCGCAAACCTACTATTTGCTAGAAGAAGAGTCGCTGTTATGGCAAAAACTTGGCTGGCAATTTCAGGTCACCACGCAGTGATATCAACCAAGGGGCTGCCGTTAAGCGATTGTTCGATACTTCATTTAAACAAGTTTGATCAACGCTACAAACTATAAACCTATATGGTTGCAGGTGATACCAGATCGAATGTCGATTTTGGCGCAGGTGCGATGCTCGCAATGCGCTGGTAATCGCCACCATAGCACCAATAAAAACGGGCACCATGGTGCCCGTTTTTTATGCGTTGCTGTTGCAGACTCAGTCTTTTTTCTTTTTGTCGCGCTTTTCGTCCTCTTCACGCATTTTGGCGACTTTTTCGCGCCATTCATGCAACTGTTCATCTTCGATTTCTAATTGCAACGCCAAAGCCTCATCCTGCGTGAGTTTCTCCTTGATGAAGCGTTTAGGCAGCTTGCCCCCCATGCGTGACAAAATGCGCTCAGCCTCGCCCGCATCTAAATGTTTCACTTTTTCCAGATAATCTGGATTTACCTTATCTTTCATAGGACTCCCTTTAATGATCTACAACTTGCCTGTCCACAGGCTTAAATTAACTGTTTTGCAAAATCCAATCAGTGACCGGATTCCATTGTGCAATGTCCACCTCTTTGAGAGTGTTCGACAACTCAAAAATACTCAATCCCTCTTCGGCAGCCGTGACGTAGATTTGTGAAGAACGCAACATGGAGAGCACAGCAAAGCCAGACTCATCCATAAAGGTTAACAGGCGTTCTGCCGAATGTGTGCGTGGCATCACTCGCATGCCAACCAAGCCAACAAAAGTCTTATGTTTGCGTACTGCCTTTTCTTCAGCCAGCAGGGCTAAAAAGTCTTGTGTGGCGCCGATATCAAAGGCAGAAGGTGCAATCGGCACCAACACCAAATCAGCCTCTGCCACAGCATCAGAAATCTTTTTCTCACTCAACGCGCCCGGCGAATCTGCAATCACCCAATCCGCTTTTTGCAAAGCGGATTTACCAAGGTCCTCAGCGTTAAAAACGGTGGCCACATGGGCGGGTCGGCGCGCTAGCCAACTGGCTGAAGATTGTTGCCGGTCAAGGTCTTCCAGCACAATTTTATGACCCAGCTGCGCTAAGTAGCCCGCAAGATTCGTGGCTAAAGTGGTTTTGCCACAGCCTCCTTTGGTATTTGCCACCAATACCCTGCGCATCTTATGCTCCCCAATAGAAGGT
This Methylophilus medardicus DNA region includes the following protein-coding sequences:
- a CDS encoding ParA family protein; the encoded protein is MRRVLVANTKGGCGKTTLATNLAGYLAQLGHKIVLEDLDRQQSSASWLARRPAHVATVFNAEDLGKSALQKADWVIADSPGALSEKKISDAVAEADLVLVPIAPSAFDIGATQDFLALLAEEKAVRKHKTFVGLVGMRVMPRTHSAERLLTFMDESGFAVLSMLRSSQIYVTAAEEGLSIFELSNTLKEVDIAQWNPVTDWILQNS